One region of Salinibacterium sp. TMP30 genomic DNA includes:
- a CDS encoding TspO/MBR family protein, translating into MRESADIVRQITVAASATFALIGAFVGSGAAGGTPIQDAAGGALSADATVIAPAGSAFGIWSIIYLGLVAYAIWQMLPKQTSTELHRRVGYWVAASLVLNAAWILSIQYNQLALSVPVIIVLLAVLIRAYLITVELPAAGAIDAIITDGTIGLYLGWVCVATAANITAWLVAIGFTGFGIPEGVWGVAIVVVAGAIGIALAARGRAHFSPALSLSWGLAWVAVGRLSGELISQPTAVAAIVAVVAVLVSAAIFTSARLRAERITP; encoded by the coding sequence ATGCGAGAATCCGCCGATATTGTCAGGCAGATAACCGTTGCCGCGAGCGCGACATTCGCCCTCATCGGAGCATTCGTCGGCTCCGGTGCTGCAGGAGGAACGCCGATACAGGATGCTGCGGGTGGCGCGCTCAGCGCCGATGCAACTGTCATCGCCCCCGCCGGTTCAGCGTTTGGCATCTGGAGCATCATCTACTTGGGTCTCGTTGCCTACGCCATTTGGCAAATGCTGCCCAAACAGACCAGCACCGAACTGCACCGCCGCGTCGGATACTGGGTCGCAGCATCACTAGTTCTTAACGCCGCCTGGATTCTCTCCATCCAGTACAACCAGCTTGCGCTCAGCGTTCCCGTCATCATCGTCTTGCTCGCCGTACTCATCCGGGCTTACCTCATCACCGTCGAACTGCCCGCCGCTGGCGCTATCGATGCGATCATCACCGACGGCACCATTGGCCTCTATCTCGGCTGGGTGTGCGTTGCGACGGCAGCCAACATCACGGCCTGGCTGGTCGCCATCGGATTCACCGGCTTCGGCATCCCCGAAGGTGTGTGGGGAGTCGCCATCGTCGTCGTTGCCGGCGCAATAGGCATCGCGCTCGCCGCTCGCGGTCGTGCACACTTCTCCCCAGCCCTTTCCCTCAGCTGGGGACTCGCTTGGGTTGCCGTCGGGCGCCTCAGCGGAGAGCTCATCTCACAACCCACCGCCGTCGCCGCCATCGTCGCCGTCGTCGCTGTGCTCGTCAGCGCAGCAATATTCACTAGTGCACGGCTTCGTGCTGAACGGATCACCCCGTGA
- a CDS encoding MFS transporter — protein MNEIRASRRRWIGLVFISIAVALIIVDSTIVNVAIPSVVEDLDLNSTQVQWVQESYTLVFAALLLVFGTLADRYGRRRVLLLGVVIFALSSILAATAATGELLIASRLVQGIGGAMILPASLSTINATFRGRERAIAFAVWGSTIGGMAAVGPLLGGWLTTYFSWRWAFGINVPLGVIIVIGILVFTMESTEPSAQRRVDVVGAALSVVLFASLVFALIEGRSYGWFYSDTPPDFWTWNISPIPFAFALAVISGIVFVRWGFARERAGKSTMLAFGLLRIPSFRNGNIAAMIVSLGEFGIILSLPLWLQNVLGYDALQTGFVILALAIGSFVASGFAGAYGNKITPVTIVRVGIAAEIVGVLIVAFGLNPDAAWWQIAPGLFVYGFGVGLATAQLTSVVLKDVPLSQSGQGSGTQSTARQIGSALGIAILGTVLFASLGTGLNSKLENRPELPAEARTQIVNLVVDSAGTGISALDKQSPDVAADARQAFTDSTRYSAFAAAGFLAIGFLASLRLDSGRRSDDDAEGEVEGEIEGAVDESTTT, from the coding sequence GTGAACGAAATTCGCGCATCGCGTCGACGTTGGATCGGTCTCGTCTTCATCAGCATCGCCGTGGCGCTCATCATCGTCGACTCCACCATCGTTAACGTTGCCATACCGTCGGTCGTTGAAGACCTCGACCTCAACTCAACCCAAGTGCAGTGGGTGCAAGAAAGCTACACCCTTGTCTTCGCCGCACTACTGCTCGTCTTCGGCACCCTCGCCGACCGCTACGGCCGCCGACGCGTGCTGCTCCTCGGTGTTGTCATTTTCGCGCTCTCCTCCATCCTCGCCGCGACCGCCGCGACCGGAGAACTGCTGATCGCTTCGCGACTAGTGCAAGGAATCGGTGGGGCCATGATCCTCCCCGCCTCCCTCTCCACTATCAACGCCACCTTCCGTGGCCGCGAACGCGCCATCGCGTTCGCCGTCTGGGGCTCCACCATCGGCGGAATGGCTGCTGTCGGCCCGCTCCTCGGGGGTTGGCTCACCACCTACTTCTCGTGGCGATGGGCGTTCGGCATCAACGTGCCCCTCGGCGTCATCATCGTTATCGGAATCCTTGTCTTCACCATGGAGTCCACAGAACCATCAGCTCAGAGACGGGTGGATGTAGTTGGTGCCGCCCTCTCGGTAGTCCTGTTCGCGTCGCTCGTCTTCGCCCTCATTGAGGGCCGCAGCTACGGCTGGTTCTACAGCGACACCCCGCCAGACTTCTGGACCTGGAACATCTCCCCCATCCCGTTCGCCTTCGCGCTCGCCGTCATTTCTGGCATCGTTTTTGTGCGCTGGGGCTTCGCCCGCGAACGCGCCGGAAAATCAACGATGCTCGCGTTCGGGCTGCTGCGCATCCCCTCATTCCGAAACGGAAACATTGCCGCGATGATCGTCTCCCTCGGAGAATTCGGCATCATTCTGTCACTGCCGCTGTGGCTACAAAACGTGCTCGGCTATGACGCCCTGCAAACCGGTTTCGTCATCCTCGCCCTCGCCATCGGCTCCTTTGTCGCCAGCGGATTCGCGGGGGCTTACGGCAACAAAATCACTCCCGTCACAATCGTGCGCGTCGGTATCGCCGCCGAAATCGTCGGCGTTCTGATCGTCGCCTTCGGCCTCAACCCCGACGCGGCCTGGTGGCAGATCGCCCCGGGACTCTTCGTCTACGGTTTCGGAGTCGGACTCGCGACCGCCCAGCTCACAAGCGTGGTGCTCAAAGATGTGCCGCTCAGCCAATCTGGCCAAGGTTCAGGAACCCAAAGCACGGCCCGCCAAATCGGCTCAGCTCTCGGCATCGCTATCCTCGGTACAGTGCTGTTCGCGAGCCTCGGCACCGGCCTCAACTCAAAGCTCGAGAACCGTCCAGAGCTTCCCGCTGAAGCGCGCACTCAAATTGTGAACCTCGTCGTTGACTCTGCCGGCACCGGCATCAGCGCCCTCGACAAGCAGTCACCGGATGTTGCAGCGGACGCCCGCCAAGCCTTCACCGATTCCACCCGGTATTCTGCCTTCGCGGCCGCCGGATTCCTCGCGATCGGGTTCCTCGCCAGCCTCCGCCTCGACAGCGGGCGACGAAGTGACGATGACGCTGAGGGCGAAGTCGAGGGCGAAATCGAGGGCGCAGTCGACGAGTCCACAACGACCTAA
- a CDS encoding acyl-CoA dehydrogenase yields the protein MTQVHDTATETAPEAPKPANGDAATTSAETSPEAPAINVEWLGEYLLGKWSQARKESRALMSNPEFHRVDGLSMDDHRERVLHQLSLLVDNNAVHRAFPKELGGNDDHGGNIAAFEETVLADPSLQIKSGVQWGLFGSAVVHLGTKEHHDKWLPDIMSLKTPGAFAMTEIGHGSDVASIATTATYDPKTDEFVINTPFRAAWKDYLGNAALHGKAATVFAQLVTKDVNHGVHAFYVPLRDDNGFLPGISGEDDGLKGGLNGIDNGRLAFDHVRVPRTNLLNRYGNVDENGEYTSDIDSPGRRFFTMLGTLVQGRVSLDGAAVLASKLALTIAIKYGSERRQFTAASNTHEEVILDYQRHQRRLLPRLAQTYAMSFAHEEFLEKFDGVFSGRTDTEADRQDLETIAAALKPLSTWAALDTLQEAREACGGAGFMAENRLTQMRADLDVYATFEGDNNVLLQLVAKRLLTDYSRKFAGADPGTLAQYVADQVSEAAVNRSGLRRFAQNVVDFGSTARSIGYVRDTDSQRQLLTDRVETMVADVAGKLRAATKLPQDEAAALFNSHQNQLIMTAYAHAELLQWEAFTRALDKIEDEGTAKVMTWLRDLFGFSLIEKNLAWYLMHGRISTNRAQAITDYIDDRLLPRLRPQALDLVAAFGLTDELVRAPIASGAEAVRQNEARDYYADRRASGEEPVHEKDLKKKKRR from the coding sequence ATGACACAGGTTCACGACACGGCGACCGAGACGGCGCCCGAAGCACCTAAACCCGCCAACGGCGACGCAGCCACGACTTCTGCAGAGACCTCCCCCGAGGCTCCCGCCATCAACGTTGAATGGCTGGGCGAATACCTTTTGGGCAAATGGTCACAGGCTCGCAAAGAGTCGCGTGCGCTCATGTCGAACCCGGAGTTCCACCGCGTTGATGGACTCTCTATGGATGACCACCGCGAACGCGTGCTGCACCAACTGTCGCTCCTCGTCGATAACAATGCGGTTCACCGTGCGTTCCCCAAGGAGCTCGGTGGCAACGACGACCACGGCGGAAACATTGCTGCTTTCGAAGAGACCGTGCTTGCCGACCCATCACTACAAATCAAGTCTGGCGTTCAGTGGGGGCTCTTCGGTTCCGCTGTAGTTCACTTAGGCACGAAGGAGCACCACGACAAGTGGCTGCCCGACATCATGAGCTTGAAAACTCCCGGCGCTTTCGCGATGACGGAGATCGGTCATGGTTCGGATGTCGCGAGCATCGCCACGACGGCAACCTACGACCCCAAGACTGATGAGTTCGTCATCAACACCCCGTTCCGTGCGGCGTGGAAGGACTACCTCGGCAACGCGGCCCTCCACGGTAAAGCGGCGACAGTGTTCGCTCAGCTGGTGACAAAAGACGTCAACCACGGCGTGCACGCCTTCTACGTTCCGCTGCGCGACGACAACGGTTTCCTCCCGGGAATCTCGGGCGAGGACGACGGCCTCAAGGGTGGCCTGAACGGAATCGACAACGGACGCCTCGCTTTTGACCACGTGCGCGTGCCCCGCACGAACCTTCTCAACCGCTACGGCAACGTCGACGAGAACGGCGAATACACGTCAGACATCGACAGTCCAGGTCGTCGCTTCTTCACGATGCTTGGCACGCTCGTTCAGGGCCGCGTTTCACTCGATGGTGCCGCAGTGCTCGCGAGCAAGCTAGCCCTCACGATTGCGATCAAGTACGGCTCGGAGCGCCGACAGTTCACGGCAGCCAGCAACACTCATGAAGAAGTGATTCTGGACTACCAGCGTCACCAGCGTCGCCTCCTGCCACGCCTCGCGCAGACCTACGCAATGTCGTTTGCGCACGAGGAATTCCTTGAGAAGTTCGATGGTGTGTTCTCGGGGCGCACCGACACCGAAGCCGACCGCCAAGATCTCGAAACGATTGCCGCAGCACTTAAGCCACTCAGCACGTGGGCTGCGCTCGACACTCTTCAAGAAGCGCGCGAGGCGTGTGGTGGTGCCGGTTTCATGGCCGAGAACCGGCTCACCCAGATGCGCGCCGACCTCGACGTGTACGCAACGTTCGAGGGCGACAACAACGTGCTTCTGCAGTTGGTAGCAAAGCGACTCCTCACTGACTACTCGCGCAAGTTTGCGGGTGCGGATCCGGGCACTCTCGCGCAGTATGTTGCGGATCAGGTGAGCGAGGCTGCGGTGAACCGTTCAGGTCTTCGCCGCTTCGCCCAGAACGTCGTCGACTTTGGTTCGACGGCCCGCTCAATCGGCTATGTGCGAGACACCGATTCTCAACGCCAGCTGCTTACCGACCGCGTCGAAACGATGGTGGCGGATGTCGCAGGCAAGTTGCGTGCGGCTACGAAGCTTCCGCAAGATGAGGCTGCCGCTCTCTTCAACAGTCACCAAAACCAGCTCATCATGACGGCCTACGCGCACGCGGAGCTTTTGCAGTGGGAAGCGTTCACCCGTGCTCTCGACAAGATCGAAGACGAAGGCACTGCGAAGGTCATGACCTGGCTTCGTGACCTCTTCGGCTTCTCGCTGATCGAGAAGAACCTCGCGTGGTACCTGATGCACGGTCGCATTTCAACGAACCGCGCTCAGGCGATCACCGATTACATCGACGACCGTCTGCTCCCACGTTTGCGCCCGCAGGCTCTAGATCTTGTGGCCGCGTTTGGCCTCACTGATGAGCTGGTGCGTGCACCGATCGCATCAGGTGCCGAAGCTGTTCGTCAGAACGAGGCGCGCGACTACTACGCCGACCGTCGTGCATCCGGCGAGGAGCCGGTGCACGAGAAGGATCTGAAAAAGAAGAAGCGCCGCTAG
- a CDS encoding GH1 family beta-glucosidase, with the protein MTEISPTARLNSEPSIEDIRAFPSDFRWGLATAAYQIEGAAFEGGRGPSIWDTFSHTLGLSLHGDTGDIACDHYHRWQADLDLLKSLGVTDYRLSVSWSRLQPSGHGELNEIAVAFYRDVLTGLAARGIRALVTLYHWDLPQPLEDAGGWPVRNTAYRFAEFATRTVTALGDIATDWLTLNEPWCSAFLGYGNGAHAPGRKDYRAAIHAAHHLNLGHGLAVARIREVMPSASVGITNIVTDIVPATDSPDDAAAAVRLDASSNRVFLDPVYVGAYSDAVWDTLGHRGLSDVVHEGDLEIISAPTDFAGINHYQRVIASHDATAPFGVAEKPAEPATTSFGWSVIPASLTAVLTRVSREFTSVPLYVTENGASYDDYVDPNGDVVDTERIAYLRGYLGAAADAIADGVDLRGYYAWSFLDNFEWAEGYSKRFGLVWVDYRTQERIPKLSAHWYRRLITEHQEVVAYTTA; encoded by the coding sequence ATGACCGAGATCTCTCCTACGGCGCGGCTCAACTCTGAACCTTCTATCGAGGACATCCGAGCTTTCCCCTCGGACTTCCGCTGGGGTCTCGCTACTGCGGCTTACCAGATCGAGGGCGCAGCCTTTGAGGGCGGTCGTGGACCGAGCATCTGGGACACTTTCTCGCACACGCTAGGCCTCAGCCTGCACGGGGATACAGGCGACATCGCCTGCGACCACTACCACCGTTGGCAAGCAGACCTCGACCTGCTGAAGAGTCTCGGAGTTACCGACTACCGGCTCTCCGTTTCGTGGTCACGGCTGCAGCCCAGCGGACACGGCGAGTTAAACGAGATCGCCGTCGCCTTCTACCGCGACGTTCTCACAGGACTTGCGGCACGTGGCATCAGGGCCCTTGTGACGCTTTACCACTGGGACCTGCCGCAGCCTCTCGAAGATGCCGGCGGTTGGCCAGTGCGGAACACGGCGTACCGCTTCGCAGAGTTCGCTACGAGAACCGTAACGGCGCTCGGAGACATCGCTACCGACTGGTTGACACTCAACGAGCCATGGTGCAGCGCATTCCTCGGCTACGGAAACGGTGCGCACGCTCCCGGCCGCAAGGATTACCGGGCAGCGATTCATGCCGCACACCACCTCAATCTGGGCCATGGGCTTGCGGTCGCGAGGATCCGTGAAGTAATGCCCAGCGCATCCGTCGGCATCACGAATATTGTGACCGACATCGTGCCTGCAACCGACTCGCCAGATGACGCGGCAGCAGCGGTGCGCCTCGATGCATCGAGCAACCGGGTTTTCCTCGATCCCGTCTACGTAGGCGCATACTCGGATGCCGTGTGGGACACCCTTGGCCACCGAGGGCTTAGCGACGTGGTGCACGAGGGTGACCTCGAGATTATCTCGGCGCCCACCGACTTCGCCGGAATCAATCACTACCAGCGTGTAATCGCCTCGCACGATGCGACAGCACCTTTTGGGGTTGCCGAAAAGCCTGCTGAACCAGCCACGACATCCTTTGGCTGGTCGGTCATCCCTGCATCTCTAACTGCAGTGCTGACCAGAGTCTCGCGCGAGTTCACCAGTGTGCCGCTCTACGTCACCGAAAACGGGGCGAGCTACGACGATTACGTGGACCCCAATGGCGACGTTGTCGATACGGAGCGGATCGCCTACCTGCGCGGCTACCTCGGCGCTGCCGCCGATGCGATCGCTGACGGTGTTGATCTTCGCGGCTATTACGCGTGGTCGTTCCTCGACAATTTCGAGTGGGCGGAAGGCTACAGCAAACGTTTCGGCCTTGTATGGGTCGACTACCGCACCCAGGAGCGGATCCCGAAATTGAGTGCGCACTGGTATCGGCGCCTCATCACCGAGCATCAGGAAGTCGTGGCGTACACAACAGCCTGA
- a CDS encoding extracellular solute-binding protein: MKRTATSIVATVAAVGLTLGMSACSTTPAAGGGDAEGPLTVWVMGDSGENFEKLVADSGIEVEVVAIPWDSIDEKLTTAVASGSGPDILQIGLSKLRTFADAGALMPLDDELANHPGIDPANFPAGVSGTATSVGGEIVSVPWTSDTRVLFTRTDILSEAGIDAPPATWDELRADAKTLAARGEGQYGYYIPQWDAPLPIEMTWSMGGEVIDADGNVNFDTPEFKKAVDIYTGLYADKSVPVNGDFDQTQGFISGVAPMLVSGPYLGRGIADSAPELDGKWQASPLPAGDGGSISLFAGSNLGVWFNTDQKDASLDLLEYVSQAEQQLEWYAMTGELPTVTSALEDGDLNSDPNVQVYTDQLKTAKVLPLVSNWDGAVGTELLNALNAITLTGADAKSSLDGLYSTTAGLTIN, encoded by the coding sequence ATGAAGAGAACAGCAACCTCCATTGTCGCCACCGTTGCGGCAGTGGGGCTCACACTAGGCATGAGCGCGTGCTCGACAACACCCGCAGCCGGAGGCGGCGACGCCGAAGGTCCACTCACCGTCTGGGTAATGGGCGACTCGGGGGAAAACTTCGAGAAGCTTGTCGCTGACAGCGGCATCGAGGTTGAGGTCGTCGCGATCCCGTGGGATTCGATTGACGAAAAGCTCACGACCGCTGTCGCGTCTGGTTCCGGACCCGACATCCTCCAGATTGGTCTTTCGAAGCTGCGCACCTTTGCAGATGCCGGAGCCCTCATGCCTCTCGATGACGAACTCGCCAACCATCCCGGCATTGACCCCGCAAACTTCCCTGCTGGAGTTTCGGGTACCGCGACTTCGGTCGGCGGAGAGATCGTGAGCGTTCCTTGGACAAGCGACACACGCGTGCTCTTCACTCGCACCGACATTCTTTCGGAAGCCGGCATCGACGCACCTCCGGCCACCTGGGACGAACTGCGTGCTGACGCGAAGACTCTCGCGGCACGCGGTGAAGGCCAGTACGGCTACTACATTCCTCAGTGGGATGCTCCGCTGCCGATCGAGATGACGTGGAGCATGGGCGGCGAGGTCATCGATGCTGACGGCAACGTCAACTTCGATACTCCCGAGTTCAAGAAAGCGGTTGATATCTACACCGGGCTCTACGCAGACAAGAGCGTGCCGGTCAACGGCGACTTCGACCAGACCCAGGGGTTCATCTCCGGTGTTGCGCCGATGCTCGTGAGTGGCCCGTACCTCGGCAGAGGAATCGCTGATTCAGCTCCTGAGCTCGACGGCAAGTGGCAAGCAAGCCCGCTGCCTGCGGGTGACGGCGGTTCGATCTCGCTGTTTGCCGGCTCGAACCTCGGCGTATGGTTCAACACTGACCAGAAGGATGCGTCACTCGATCTCCTCGAGTACGTTTCGCAGGCCGAGCAGCAGCTTGAGTGGTACGCCATGACCGGCGAGCTGCCGACTGTGACCTCTGCTCTTGAAGATGGGGACCTGAACAGCGACCCCAACGTGCAGGTTTACACCGACCAGCTCAAGACGGCCAAGGTTCTTCCGCTCGTCTCCAACTGGGACGGCGCTGTGGGAACCGAGCTGCTCAATGCACTCAACGCAATAACGCTCACGGGAGCGGACGCGAAGTCGTCACTTGACGGCCTCTACTCCACCACCGCGGGCCTCACGATTAACTAG